One Lutra lutra chromosome 7, mLutLut1.2, whole genome shotgun sequence DNA window includes the following coding sequences:
- the KLHDC2 gene encoding kelch domain-containing protein 2, with the protein MADGNEDLRADDLPGPAYEGYESMELACPAERSGHVAVGDGRHMFVWGGYKSNQVRGLYDFYLPREELWIYNMETGRWKKINTEGDVPPSMSGSCAVCVDRVLYLFGGHHSRGNTNKFYMLDSRSTDRVLQWERIECQGIPPSSKDKLGVWVYKNKLIFFGGYGYLPEDKVLGTFEFDETSFWNSSHPRGWNDHVHILDTETFIWSQPITTGKAPSPRAAHACATVGNKGFVFGGRYRDARMNDLHYLNLDTWEWNELIPQGICPVGRSWHSLTPVSSDHLFLFGGFTTDKQPLSDAWTYCISKNEWIQFNHPYTEKPRLWHTACASDEGEVIVFGGCANNLLVHHRAAHSNEILIFSVQPKSLVRLSLEAVICFKEMLANSWNCLPKHLLHSVNQRFGSNNTSGS; encoded by the exons ATGGCTGATGGCAACGAAGATCTGCGGGCGGACGACTTGCCGGGGCCAGCCTACGAGGGCTACGAGTCCATGGAGCTCGCCTGCCCGGCCGAGCGCAGCGGCCACGTAGCGGTGGGCGACGGGCGCCACATGTTCGTCTGGGGCGGTTACAAG agtAATCAAGTCAGAGGACTATATGACTTTTATCTGCCTAGAGAAGAACTATGGATCTACAACATGGAGACTGGAAGATG gaaaaaaattaacacgGAGGGAGATGTTCCTCCTTCCATGTCAGGAAGCTGTGCTGTGTGCGTAGACAGGGTGCTCTACTTGTTTGGAGGACACCATTCAAGAGGCAACACAAATAAG TTCTACATGCTGGATTCAAGGTCTACTGACAGAGTATTACAGTGGGAAAGGATTGAATGCCAAGGAATTCCTCCATCATCAAAGGACAAACTTGGTGTCTGGGTATATAAAAACAA GTTAATATTTTTTGGAGGTTATGGATATTTACCTGAAGATAAAGTTTTGGGAACTTTTGAATTTGATGAAACATCTTTTTGG AATTCAAGCCACCCAAGAGGATGGAATGATCATGTGCATATTTTAGACACTGAAACATTTATCTGGAGTCAGCCTATCACTACT GGTAAAGCACCTTCACCTCGTGCTGCCCATGCCTGTGCAACTGTTGGAAACAAAGGCTTTGTGTTTGGAGGCAGATATCGA GACGCTAGAATGAATGATCTTCACTATCTTAATCTGGATACATGGGAGTGGAACGAATT AATTCCACAAGGCATATGCCCGGTGGGCCGATCTTGGCACTCACTAACACCAGTTTCTTCAgatcatctctttctttttggagGATTTACCACTGATAAACAGCCACTaa GTGATGCCTGGACTTACTGCATCAGTAAAAATGAATGGATACAGTTTAATCATCCCTATACTGAAAAACCAAG atTATGGCATACAGCTTGTGCCAGTGACGAAGGAGAAGTAATTGTTTTTGGTGGATGTGCCAATAACCTTCTTGTCCATCACAGAGCT gCACACAGTAATGAAATACTTATATTTTCAGTTCAACCAAAATCTCTTGTAAG GCTAAGCTTAGAAGCAGTCATTTGCTTTAAGGAAATGTTAGCCAACTCATGGAACTGCCTTCCAAAACACTTACTTCACAGTGTTAACCAGAGGTTTGGTAGTAACAACACTTCTGGATCTTAA